The Palaemon carinicauda isolate YSFRI2023 chromosome 20, ASM3689809v2, whole genome shotgun sequence DNA segment atatatactgtatatatatatatatatatatatatatatatatatatataaacagtatatataatatatagtacatGAATGTGAACACAATTATttacaaactgtatatatgtatatacaaaggcatatatttatagatatgcatgcCTACATATACTTCACAgccacagacacatacacacacacatgtatatatatatatttatatatatatatatatatatatatatatatatatatatatatatatatatatatatatatatatacatatatatgtatatatatatatatatatgtacatatatatatatatatatatatatatatatatatatatatatatattacatatatatagatatatatatacatatggacatatatatatatatatatatatatatatatatatatttatatatatatatatatatatatatatatatatatatatatgtatatacatacatacatacatatatatatatatatatatatatatatatatatatatatatacatatatatatgtatatatacatgtatacatataaatatatatatgtatatatccatatatatatatatatatatatatatatatgcatatatatatatatatatatatatatatatatatatatatatatcctgatggggaataccttcacgtggtgaaagggtatgtgtatcgctatgataatctaggaccacccatactaggttggtttgctgtgagcgttcagacgaaaatctaccaccatcgccaatctggactggccaccgtggtgatgaaaacgggccaaaccttATACTTGAAtcgacatatttgaggcctttgtcctgcagtagactataaTCGGccgcatttgttattattattattattattatttttattattattattattattattattattattattattatttgctaatctacaaccctagttggaaaagcaggatgctataggctcaggggccccaatagggaaaatagctaatgaaaacacatgcacacacacatatatgtatatttatatatatatatatatatatatatatatatatatatatatatatatatatatatatatatgtatatatatatatgtatgtatatataaatatatatatatatatatatatatatatatatacatatatacagtatatatatacatatatttatatacatatatatatacatatacatatatatatatatatatatatatatatatatatatatatatatatgaatacggaaatatatacacacatatatatgcatatatatagacagtatatatatatatatatatatatatatatatatatatatatatgaatacggaaatgtatacacacatatatattcatatatatatagacagtatatatatatatatatatatatatatatatatatatatatatataaatatatatatatatatatgaatacggaaatatatacacacatatatatgcatatatatatagacagtatatatatatatatatatatatatatatatatatatatatatatatatatatatatatatataaaatcatatatatatataaatatataaaatcatatattataattataagtataatatatacaaataagtaattTTTGAATTACTTTGGTAAGGACATTAGTCATTTTTTAACATCTTACACGTTCATTTTTAACTGTTTTATCATTCCATTAATTTTCTCCACGACCAGACATTGTGCAATTCCTAACTAGACGTGACAGGCCCCTCGAAACTACGTGAGGCAGAATTCTATTGTCAACTTCAGTATAAAAGATCCAGTCAGTCTATGATGGCATCAGTCAACTTCTGACATCTCAAGACTTCAAAATGTTCTGCAGAGTTGTAAGTTGATTTGACAAGGATGCGGTTTACAGAGTCATAGATTGATAGATTCTCTTGAGGAGAGATATATAGTTAGatggttatatatgaatatacatagatttatatgagAGAGATTTTGATTGGTTACATAAAACGAACATActgcttcatacacacacacacacacacacacacatatatatatatatatatatgtatatatataatatatatatatatatatatatatatatatatatatacatatatatatatatatatatatatatatatatatatatatatatatatatgtctatgtgtatataaaacataaatatatattatatgtatataatttatatatatatatatatatatatatatatatatatatatatatatatatatatatatatatatatatatatatgtatgtatatactgtatatatatacatacatacatacatatatatatatatatatatatatatatatatatatatatatatatatgtgtgtgtgtgtgtgcatgtgtgtgttttctCTATAATAGAGACATTTCTTTTAATCTATATTATACTGTATTGCCCTCAAATGTTAGTTGGAATGAATTGATTAAGTTAGAAACAAAAAAAATCTCCCAACTAAAACTAATTTTCCCAATGTCTTAACTCCTTTCTTTTTCCCCAGTTTGTTGCTTTGTTTTCTGTCCTTCTCCTTTTTGGAGCAGCCATGGCAGACCCTTTGCCCGAGCCTGAGCCAGGTTATGGCCATGGTGGACATGGCCATAGCGGACACGGCCATGGGGGCCATGGTGGATATGGTGGCCACGGAGGACACGGCCATGGAGGGCATGGTCACGGAGGATATGGATATGGCCGCTAGGACATAAACTgtaatgaaataaatttcaaagGACTATTTGTTTCTAAATAAGTAGTCGTAAAGAAAATCAACCCTGATTATCTTTTTATTTGATCCCGgttaataattaaaacaaatataaattacatGTAAATTACAGAGAtggaaaataaaacttttgaatgTTTCTTGTGGATTTATTTCGTTTTTATCCTATTATCGAATTTTTGTTTGTAGAAATACGTCGCAAACATTacttatttcttgaaaaaaaaaatagaatctatttcaaaattttttgaaaatgttGGCAATCAATTTTGGGggagcaaaaataaaaattttcttattttataccaGTTAATATCATATGTAGTGTAATTTGGATTATTTTACCTACAGATAAGTGAAACAgcttaagcaagagagagagagagagagagagagagagagagagagagagagagagagagagagagagagagagagagagagagagaacattgataAAATATGAAATAGGCTAGATTTGTTTGATGCCataaatataggtataaatatatatatatatatatatatatatatatatatatatatatatatatatatatatatatatgtatatatatatatatatatatatatatatatatattatatatatatactgtatatatacatatctatacacacatatatatatatatatatatatatatatatatatatatttatatataaatatatatatacatatactgtatatacatatagatatatatatatgtgttagtgaataagcgtatatatatatatatatatatatatatatatatatacagtatatatatatatacatatttataaatatatatatatatatatatatatatatacatatatatatatatatatatatatatatatatatatacatatatataaataaatatatatacacacacacatatatatatatatatatatatatatatatatatatatatatatatatatatttatatatacatatttatatatatgtatatgtttatatatccgcatatatacatataaatatatatatatatatatatatatatatatatatatatatatatatatatatatatatacacacagaaatatgAATGGCATCAAGCAAGTCTAGCCATACTAATATTttaacagtactctctctctctctctctctctctctctctctctctctctctctctctctctctctctctctctctctctctctcttgcttaagcTTTTTCACTTATCTTAAGATAGAAtgtttttaacttatgcatcagaaatttggagccttattaaagccttagaacatataagCTAAtcacagctcaaagagctatggaaagaataatgttgggaataacgttaagagacagaaaaagagcaatatggatatgtgagcaaactgaagtagaggatattctaacaagttgtaagtaaaagaaattgacatgggcagggcatattatgagaatgacagacaacagatggatatgaagaataacagaatgggtccatagatatTGCGGGTgtgtactggcacagaaagactacaAATGGAGGCAAGTAAaacgatatgtctgaggcctttgttttgcagtggactagtaacggctgatgatgatgatgatatatatatatatatatatatatatatatatatatatatatatatatatatatatatatatagtgacttcATTACATTCAACTACAATACATGCGAATACACTCATAAGAGAGcatgcaacaacaaatgcagccgtttgtagtccactgcaggacaaaagcctcatataTTGTCCTaagtcatttctggggtttggccagttctcatcgtCACGCTGTCTTCTACGGACTGGTGGTGATGGGGGACTttagtctgttcgctcacagcCAACCAACTTAGTTTGTGTTGTGCCCTTActattacagctttgttgatcatagccaTATAACAAACCCTTCCACCAAGTTAAGGTACACCAACTCAGAAAGGGTATACACACAgctatgtgtatacatacatatatatacagtttatattcatataagccatatatctggattctctgagactacatcgggatcagagacccaagggcgaATCAAGTCATagataatagcctctggtcggccAGGGAAACGAACCCGGGCTCtaaaaactgaggttccattgaccctcagtatatatacattataaatgtatagatatgatatatatacccagtatatacaTGTTCATTTAAGAACAATTTTACCTTTGACAGAGATGTTGGTATCCTCAAGGGAGAGGTTAATAGCTGCAAGATCTTTTCTTTACCTCAGGGGCTATAACTGGAATTGAATACGTTCCTAGATGGcgcatttttatcaaaatataccaGTCTAGTATCCACACATTATCTATAAGTAATAGATTATAATCTAAAACAATATTCACTATTTCAAtattacatttgttattattattatcattattattattatacttattattattatcattattattatcattattattattattatcaaatgctaagctacaaccctagcttgaaaagcaggatgctatacgcccaggggccccaacagggaaaatagcccagtgaggaaaggaaacaaggaaaaattaaatattttagagatcagtaacattaaaataaatacttcctatgtaaattataaaaaaactttaacaaaacaagaagaaaaagtagatagaatagtgtgcccgagtgtacccttaagcaagagaactgtaacccaagacagtggaagaccatggtacagaggctatgtcactaccaaagactagagatcatttgtttgattttggagtgtccttctcctagaagagctgcttaccatagctaaagagtctcttctacccttaccaagaggaaagtagccactgaacaattacagtgcagtagtaaaccccttgggtgaagaagaattgtttgtagaAAGATGATTTCTGTACACATGTAACTAAAAATGTACTTATTTGTTTTACTTAGTCTATATTTTCTAATTCTTATAAATTGTTTGATTAATTTTATCGTAAATCAAATGGCATTAAGAATTTTCATCTTGTAATCCTTAATTTCTCTTTTTATACAACCATTTTGACGATCATCAGGAAAACATTTGTAATTGTTATATATCTATGCAAATTTAACTTCAATTCTCTTTCTATCATGTGAGatccattttctttaaataaaatatcaattttttttggagagagagagagagagagagagagagagagagagagagagagagagagagttgagtaaaTAAATCCCTAACAACCATGTAATAATTAGATATTGCAAAATGGTTGATATCAATCACCCATCAATTATGCGAAAAAAAATTACATCACCAATAATTAATGGGGAGGAATTCTCAAGAATTCTGTGAAACGAATTGTTGTTTTGATATAGAAACTGACATCACCCACTTCTTGGTCAAACATTGGTTTTGCAACATAGATGGAGACAGAAACGAGTAATTTTGCAATCATACATAGGCCTGAAATGAGAGACTCTAATTGATATATTTCTAGAGACAGGACGTGTATTACTGTTGGTTTAAATGTcatagttttacacacacacacacacacacacacacacacatatatatatatatatatatatatatatatatatatatatatatatatatatatatcctcattttctcctcctacgcccattgacgcaaaggacctcggttagatttcgccagtcgtctctatcttgagcttttaactcaatacttctctattcatcatctcttatatcgcgcttcatagtcctctgccatgaaGACCtgtgtcttcaaactcttctagtgccttgtggagcccaactgaacatttagtgaactaatcactcttggtgagtgcaaagagcatacctaaaccatctccatctacccctcatcatgatctcatccacatatggtactcataagtaatttttatttgtaattttaggtgatttgaattctaaattttaaacatagccattgtctaatttcctttttttcaatctttcactaaactctaattcgaaaaaccctgtattggatatcacagttactaaatacttaaatgattctacttcattaatcctttctcattcaaatgatatttcatcttccattgcatactccgttctcatcatctgtctttcttctatttatcttcaacctaacctcgtgtgatatttcatggattctgggaagcaagcattgcaaatcctgtggtgttctgctaacaaggacatcactatcagcatactctaggtctgccagaaccccagtctggcgttcaccagtcagcgaccttaccacataggccaccgcaATCAATTAAGGGTTATCTCACTGCTTTTGTGATGACCAAATACTATCATACTTAGATCAAGTGAAGGTTATATCTTATAAATATTAACATAGGTAGCTTCATATTTTCACATTTCACGAAAGGTAAATTCAACTTAGGCATCGTTTTGATAGATGGAAAACAATGAGTGGTTAAAATGTCACAAATATGTAAATGGAATTGTGTTATAATTCATATGGTATTATACTTGAATCTGATGTAGGTTATATCTTGAATATATCAACACACAGGTAACTTCAtcgttttatatttcatgaaagtCAAATTCAAGTTAGGTATTGTTTTGATAGATCCAAAACAACtggtggtgaaaataaaatatagataacgAATATTGTGATATATCTACGTTCTTTTTTTAAACTGCCTTTTTAAAGACATTAACTATCATTtcgaaataaaagaaagaaaaataggttTAACAAGACAAAAATTGCAAAAGTATATAATTTCTATTCCATAAAATATTTACCGCAAAACCTTGGCACTTTCACCGTTTTTAACAATTCAATAAATTTATGATTTGAAATAGAAATTACACTCAAGTTACGTGACAATTCGAATCAATTGTTCAGATTAGTATAAATACTAAGTGCAAGGGGCGAATATATCATTCACTCTGCAGACTTCAATATGTTCAACAAAATTGTAAGTTAGTTAGTGAGTGTAcatatatgaaaacacacacacacacacacacacacacacatatatatatatatatatatatatatatatatatatatatatatatatatacacacacaaacatatatatatatatatatatatatatatatatatatatatatatatatatagaaattagtatatacatgcacatatgtacacacatagatatgtgtatgtatatatatatacatatatatacatatatatatacatatatatatacatatatatatgtatatatatgtatatttttatatatatatatatatatatatatatatatatatatatatttatatatatatatgataaattttgcacatttagacgtgtttttcatattcaaataagccatatatatttcttcgtggccaagtggcttagtcactttctatacaagcttgccgaccagggttcgattcccggccggacccaagctcttgtctttgtgtgatttcgcctggggctctgatcccgaggtcgttaagagaatccagacattaatgtatcaaaaatatatatggcttatttgaatacatatatatatatatatatatatatatatatatatatatatatatatatatatatatattttacatatactgtatatgtctataaTATAGATCATGCACTTACTCTATATTCATTCAAATATACATAGAAATTTATCATCTGGTCTGCAAGTCCTTAATTCAATATCTtttgatatttattgatatttgCCATAATTTAAAATCAAAGTCAAAGAAAAACAATGTCCGTATACCATATTatcaattatttacataaaaagtgATGAAATTAGGTAGGAATATATGACAACGCCTCTAATCTTCACCAAGTGTCAGTTCTTTGTAGCTGGACAGTAACAGGATTTAGAGAAATACAATTCATAAAATTCAGAACTAGTACTTTACATCCATATAGGCTCATAGAAAATCCCTTACTTTATCTATTAGTTGTTGTATATTTCCTGTTTCGTATAGTTCTTTAAACATAGTgattattctttccacagttcgTCGCCTTGTTCGCCATCTTCCTCCTTCTGGGAGCTGCTCTGGCGGATCCCTTACCTGAACCCGAACCTGGTTATGGTCATGGCGGACATGGTCATGGTGGACATGGAGGCCATGGTGGCCACGGTGGCCATGGAGGCTATGGTGGCCATGGAGGACATGGGCACGGTGGACACGGTCACGGTCACGGCGGCCATGGATATGGGCGATAAGTCCTACAAATCTTGAGTTAAAAAAAGGAATCATTTGAAGTTACCCAACGATTCACTTGAAGTTACCAATGGCTTCAGATATTTCCTGAAGACAACTACTTCCATCATAATTTTTCCCCATTCTTTACTTATCtaaataatttgtctttttttctatctctaacaatataattcattattcattatttactttctTCTAATGTATCAATGAAATATTGGACTTTACAGCAAATAAATGGCAGAAAAACCAACCTTATTTTTTCGTTTTCACCTGTATCATATATGTTTAACGTAAACTATCAATGAAGGAGTTCGCCTGTATAAATAGATAACATTATTAAATATTCGTCATACTAAAagtctgaaaaaataaaataatacctaATATTGGATCAACACTCCACAATTTTTCATATTTAGGAACAGTGGGAGAATCTTGTTGTTATAAAGGTTTTCAAGGGTTAAAGATCACTAATTGAATGGCAAGGGacaagacactgaccatatatacatatgatcagcgtccaagcaccaACTCTATCATGCTAGGTTAAATAGAAAGACAGTGTATATGTAATTAACAAactaatggaaaatcaacagagcttgacaaaccactatgtatggctttacatattatgagaaagcttttgattctgtcaaaactttagcagcaatgaaagtccttcaaagacaaggaatataggAATTTTATATTAGAACATTTGAAGACCAAGGGAGGGCttagcaggtagtcctataggcttccccaaaccttcctcatccttagcttacaaggatggtgaggttgcagatgctaCTAGAAACCATTAGGCTTGAACAGGtttcgaactccagtccaacagattCCCACTCACGGAGGTTCCAATAGTCTACAACAACTCACTTAGCTCTATTCTCAAAGGTTTATATGTTATTATCTGTCCTTTATGGATATTATTATCTGCTGTTATTAGGTTCAGCTTCAAAAGAAGATCATAATTATGAAAGCGGTATTTGAATTCTTGTTTACAAGAATAATAGAGATTTATTCAATGTAAAATTAAGAATTCCTATACCACCTTCATGTATGATCCTTATTACCAATCAGTTTATGACTTTTCAAGACTAGTTAAAATCATCAGAGATGCTGAGCTTCTGATTTTTCTAGTATATCTTCCACTAGCATATTCTTTTCAAGTGCAAGAGTCCTCAAAGATATTCGAATCAATTGAAAGTCATATAATTAGTTGAGGGAAACATTTTGGCCTTTTAATTTACCATTTTCACATATCAAGACTTGAACAAGAATGTTCGCCAGTGAGGAAAAATCCACTATGAATGACAAAaccatataccaatatatatatatatatatatatatatatatatatatatatatatatatatatatatatatatatatatatatatatgtatatatatatatatatatatatatatatatatatatatatatatatatatatatatatgtatatatatacatatatatacacacatatatatatagatatatatatatatatatatatatatatatatatatatctatatatatatacatatatatatatatatatatatatatatatatatatatatatatattctcagctgAGGTATAGCAATGTTGCGCCTCTTGCATTAGTAGCTAGAAATGCTGGTTAGTGCTAAAAGCACCCAGTGCCTAGATTGAAAATGACAACGGCAATGCGAAAAATTTCGGCAACAGTAAAAGGTACAACAACCTAGAACctaaaaatatattgttcaatGAGAACCATTTCTTTCCTATTGCAAAATTCCTAAAACATGATGTAATTCCAGCGTTGAAGGTAAGTTAGCTGACTGCCTCTTTGTAcatataaaagctgataacagaATGAAAGGCATCAGACGTCTCTCGATCGTGTCTACAATATGTTCTCCAAAATAGTAAGTTGGGGAGAATTcggatttttaaaacatttttctgTTACCTGATAAAACAGACTAATGTTAaagaattttcttaaataataatttttgaagaTATCTGATCAAGAATTTAGGGAAGTATATATTAGTTTGTTTTTTTAAATCGAGGTTGTCTTGATATTGTTCTATAGTATTATAATTTCCTCAACTTAATTGCCTCAACATCGAAGTAAATTGTTCtataatttatttagtcttatgtATGAGGATATTAAAAGTATCTTATATGTCGTATTTTCTGAACATCTGATCAAGAATTTATTGACGtaatccttagttttttttttttttttttttttttttttttttttttttttttttatcatggatgccttaattttttttacaatcatTTCCTCATACTGAATATCTCAGCAAGGAACTAaatttttctatcaatttttctTTGTATGTATAGAATATCGAAAACAACCGCATTTACTTTGATTtaagaatacaaatatatttttcccaaGATTATGTCTAATGAAGTTCAATATCTATTTCCAGCTTACTGCTCTTTTCTCCATTTTCTTGCTCCTTCTTGGAGCTACGGCCAGTCCTCTACCTGAACCCGGACATCACCACGGCCACGGGGGATACGGCCACGGTGGACACGGCCATGGTGGATATGGCCACCGTAGTTATGGACATCACAGTCATGGATACGGTGGATATGGCCATGGCTAACTTAGATGCTATTGTCTTATTCATAAGTGGAGAAAAATATATGTTGAATGTATTTAAGTAAACTTAACGAAAAATAGCAACTGAAGGAATGTTTATAAACTATTTTGgaataaaattgaataataaagAAGATTTATCAAAAAACAAAGCGAGTCGTTTTACTTATGTtttataaaacttatatttttaaaattCTAACTGTTAAGCTGAGAAAATGCCAAGGAAAAGGACTTGATATGACTtatatgttgaatatattttcCTCATTTTAAAGGTTACTAATATATTTCTGGTAAGAGTCTTATAGGCCTACTAAAGGTAATTTACAGAGGGGATGTTAATTAAGTTAACAAAGCTAGTATCTATCATGAAGAATAGTCCTAATATTCTACATTTCAAGATATCTCACTGATGCATCTAATTTGCTAAATTAGATGGATTATAATCAAACAAACAATATAAAATTATGACTGTTgattcattgaaaaatattaatgaagacTACTATGAATGTATTCACTTATCACACAACTTCAAATAatagaaaatagatataaataaatagttaTCTTAAAATCATTATGAAACAAAATTCTGGAtcctctaaaatatatatatacagtatatatatatatatatatatatatatatatatatatatatatatatatatatatatatatatatatatatatatatatatatatatatatatatatatatatatatatatatatatatacaatacttataatatatataatactttcgAGCACCATAatctaatccaaaaaaaaaatttaatttcttatttttcaatcaTGATAAAGTTTTCTGAAGTACATAATAAGCATTAAAAgctagaaatataatttatttattgcaAGACCATCATTACCTCAGTAATGAATTACGTAGAAAAATAGTGCTTATTATGAGATCCCATTACGTTTCAGTAATATCTATGGCAAAGTGAATTGAATTCAATATGTATCGTTTTACGAATAGAGAGtcattttaaaaaccttgatttttaATGCAATATTATCAAGTCTATAAAGTACTTCTCTgcttgtgaggttt contains these protein-coding regions:
- the LOC137660048 gene encoding antifungal protein-like yields the protein FPQFVALFSVLLLFGAAMADPLPEPEPGYGHGGHGHSGHGHGGHGGYGGHGGHGHGGHGHGGYGHGGHGGHGGHGGHGGYGGHGGHGHGGHGHGHGGHGYGR